Proteins from one Nerophis lumbriciformis linkage group LG08, RoL_Nlum_v2.1, whole genome shotgun sequence genomic window:
- the zdhhc22 gene encoding palmitoyltransferase ZDHHC22 codes for MLTRMLKLRLLNAVAPAYFFTATVVTFILHFGFFVPTIFPDTSHAWGSTAVHSLVFLFLMFNALGNYMMTILYTAASGNETAVPVCSPHCSDKVDAHYLLNGRHFCKLCKKVIFKRDHHCFFTGNCIGNKNMRYFIMFCIYTSCTCLYSLVLGVAFLTVEYSISFDNPLTFLSLLPLSTGYFFMGTISGLQFFLVLMLYVWLGIGLVCAGFCCQQVLLVARGQTWCQMKRGQLVENRNPWRNNLKDVFGTNWALGLIMPVHTVEMFSEEALKQD; via the exons ATGCTCACCCGGATGCTCAAACTCAGGCTTCTCAACGCCGTGGCCCCGGCGTACTTCTTCACGGCAACAGTGGTCACTTTCATCCTGCACTTTGGCTTCTTTGTCCCAACAATCTTCCCCGACACGTCACATGCGTGGGGGTCCACAGCTGTTCACTCCCTGGTCTTCCTTTTCCTCATGTTCAACGCCCTGGGGAATTACATGATGACCATCTTATACACGGCGGCGAGCGGCAACGAGACGGCGGTCCCGGTGTGTTCGCCACACTGCTCGGACAAAGTGGACGCTCACTATCTACTGAACGGCCGCCACTTCTGCAAACTGTGCAAGAAGGTGATATTCAAGCGGGACCACCACTGCTTTTTCACCGGGAATTGTATCGGCAACAAAAACATGCGCTACTTCATCATGTTTTGCATCTACACCTCCTGCACTTGTTTGTACTCGCTGGTTCTTGGCGTGGCCTTCCTCACAGTGGAGTACTCCATCTCTTTTGACAACCCGCTGACCTTCCTGAGCCTTCTCCCCCTCTCCACCGGCTACTTCTTCATGG GGACCATCTCCGGCCTTCAGTTCTTCCTGGTCCTGATGCTGTACGTGTGGCTGGGCATCGGCCTGGTCTGTGCAGGTTTCTGCTGCCAGCAGGTGCTGCTGGTGGCCCGGGGGCAGACCTGGTGTCAGATGAAGAGGGGGCAGCTGGTGGAAAACCGCAACCCCTGGAGGAACAACCTCAAGGATGTTTTTGGCACCAACTGGGCGCTGG